Within Terriglobia bacterium, the genomic segment CATTGTGAAACGGACGACGCGGCCTTTCGGGACGTTGGGTTTTTCGCTGAAGGCCGGGTCGGGTGCATAAGGCGGGGCGATCCGGAAATTGCCGTCGACGTCCAGACGCACGGGCACCAGGGGCGGCGCCGTCGACGGCCGGGGCCCGGACGGCTGCGGCGCTGCGGTCGGTCCTCCCCGTTGCGCGTAAAGGCCCACAGTCAGCGCCGCGGCAGCGATGAAAACGACAAACAAAAGATGAATGCGCCCTTTTCCGGGATTCGGCATCGAAAACCTCCAGTTCAGATGTGCATGAATGTGGGTGTCAGCAAATCATAGATTCGCCGCCTTGGCAAGACGGCGTCTGCGTTTCACTTCGGAGATGCAGCGTAGTAATATCGCCTCCGACCCAAAGGTGCACATTCATGAAACGTTGGATGGTATTGGCGGCAATCGTCATTTCGGCGAGCGCCCTGGCCCGGCAACAGCAGCCCGTTCCGCGCCCCGACATTTCGGTGCCGCCGCTGGGCGCGGGACCGTTCGTTTTCGACACGGCCGAGCAGCATAAGATCCACGTTGTTGTGGTGGCGAAAGACCTCTCACATCCGTGGGGGATGGTCTTCCTGCCGGATGGCGCCATGCTGATCAGCGAGCGGGCCGGCCGGCTGCGCATCTTGCGCAATGGCGTTCTCGATCCCAAGCCGGTTCCCGGTGCGCCCGAGGTCCGGGCGCAGGGATTGGCGGGTCTCATGGATATCGCGCTGCATCCGCGTTTCGCCGAAAACAAATGGCTCTACTTCACGTATCACAAAGCGAACCCGAATCCTGCGCCGAATGCGCCCGCAAACAGTCCCGGTGTGATCACGCTGGCACGCGGCCGGTGGGCGGGCGACAAGGTCGAGGATCTGACGGACCTCTTCTCGTCGATTCCGGATAACAATGCATCCCGGATCGCCTTCGGAAAAGACGGAATGCTCTACATGTCGGTCGGAATCGCCGATCCGCCAAACGCGGCGCGCGCCCAGGACCCGAACGACCTCGCTGGCAAGGTTCTGCGCCTGAAGGATGACGGGACCATTCCGCCCGACAATCCCTTCGTGGGCAAAGCCGGCTACAGACCGGAAATCTTCACGATGGGCCATCGCAACCCGATGGGGTTGATCCTTCATCCGCAAACCGGAGCCATCTGGGAGAACGAGGACGGACCTAACGGCGGCGACGAAGTTAACATTCTTCAACCGGGCAGGAACTATGGCTGGCCAGTGGTCAGCGACGGCAGAGCCTATGCAGGTCCGCGCGTTACCGAAAAGCCGTGGCAGGAAGGCATGGAATTGCCGCTCGTGTTCTGGGTGCCTTCGATTGCGATTTCCGGAATGGCGGTTTACACCGGCGACCGGTTTCCCAACTGGAAAGGCAATGCGTTCGTCGGCTCGATGCGGCAAGGCGAAATTCCAGGCACCGGACACCTGGAGCGCATCGTCTTCAATGACAAAACTCAGGAACTTCGCCGCGAGCCCATGCTCGTCGAACTCCGGCAGCGAATTCGCGACGTGAGGCAAGGCCCAGACGATCTTCTATACCTCCTCACCGAAGAGAATCAGGCCGCGCTACTGAGGATCGAACCGGAAAATTAGGTTTGAGAACTCCTCCGGAAATCGGTTGCGGCGGACTGACTATGCCTGGATGCTTCCTCGAGCCCGGATGATTCCCGCGATATAAACGATCGCGAGAACCACGAGACACAACTCTCCGAGGCGAACATAGGTCTGCATCATTCCTGGGATGGTCCAGCCATAGTTCTCAACCAGCTGGCTCGGGTCGGTCTGAGTTCCTTCCTGAACACCGAATGGAATGTCTTCCTCGCGGCCTGACCACGTATGAAAAGCGTCCATGAATGCGGCAGCGCCGATGACGACGAACCCCCAGCGCAGTTCATTCTGATAAACGGCGGTATCTCTGCGCACGTACAAGCTCGTCATCAGCAGAGTGCCGAGGACCAGCGCGCCGCCATCTCCTCCGAAAATGATAAGCGCCTGCGCGCGGGCCCACGGCAGGTGCCGACAGTACAGGTGGACCAGGAACAGCAGAACGCTGACGGCAATCAGGTACCGGCGATCACTCTTCCAGCCCCAGGCGCCGAGCGCCGCAAGCCCCCCGATCACCACCAGCGATACCCACAGTTCCCTTTCCTCCGACACCGGTGTAAACCAGATACCGGGAGTCGCGCTGAAGCCGCAGAACCAGGCCGTCACAGCGTGCCCGGTTTCGTGGACGAGCATGGTCAGAAGCCGGACCAGAAAGGGAAAAACCGCGACACCGGCGCGGGCGACAAGCAAGGCCAGCGGAATCCCAAGCAGCCGGCATTGGA encodes:
- a CDS encoding PQQ-dependent sugar dehydrogenase, with the translated sequence MKRWMVLAAIVISASALARQQQPVPRPDISVPPLGAGPFVFDTAEQHKIHVVVVAKDLSHPWGMVFLPDGAMLISERAGRLRILRNGVLDPKPVPGAPEVRAQGLAGLMDIALHPRFAENKWLYFTYHKANPNPAPNAPANSPGVITLARGRWAGDKVEDLTDLFSSIPDNNASRIAFGKDGMLYMSVGIADPPNAARAQDPNDLAGKVLRLKDDGTIPPDNPFVGKAGYRPEIFTMGHRNPMGLILHPQTGAIWENEDGPNGGDEVNILQPGRNYGWPVVSDGRAYAGPRVTEKPWQEGMELPLVFWVPSIAISGMAVYTGDRFPNWKGNAFVGSMRQGEIPGTGHLERIVFNDKTQELRREPMLVELRQRIRDVRQGPDDLLYLLTEENQAALLRIEPEN